The following are from one region of the Camarhynchus parvulus chromosome 3, STF_HiC, whole genome shotgun sequence genome:
- the NCOA7 gene encoding nuclear receptor coactivator 7 isoform X3, with amino-acid sequence MMKQRQMPLNIRIVYCARPDQEEPFVEIITVEEAKRRKSVCSYYEEEEDDDALPILKHHSALLENMHIEQLARRLPARVQGYPWRLAYSTLEHGTSLKTLYRKSAALDSPVLLVIKDMDNQIFGAYATHPFRFSDHYYGTGETFLYTFSPHFKVFKWSGENTYFINGDTTSLELGGGGGRFGLWLDADLYHGRSNSCSTFNNDILTKKEDFIIQDVEVWTFE; translated from the exons ATGATGAAACAGAGACAGATGCCTTTGAATATTCGAATTGTTTACTGTGCCAGACCGGACCAGGAGGAACCTTTTGTAGAG ATCATTACTGTAGAAGAAGCTAAGCGACGAAAGAGCGTTTGCAGTTActatgaagaagaagaagatgacGATGCTTTGCCTATCCTAAAGCATCACAGCGCTCTTCTGGAGAACATGCACATAGAGCAG ctggcccGGCGCCTGCCTGCGCGGGTGCAGGGCTACCCGTGGCGCCTGGCATACAGCACGCTGGAGCACGGCACCAGCCTCAAGACTCTGTACCGCAAATCGGCTGCTCTCGACAGTCCTGTTCTCCTCGTCATCAAGGATATGGACAACCAG ATATTTGGAGCGTATGCTACTCATCCCTTCAGGTTTAGTGACCATTACTATGGCACTGGTGAAACATTCCTCTACACTTTCAGTCCACATTTCAAG gtATTTAAATGGAGTGGGGAAAACACTTACTTCATCAACGGAGACACTACCTCTCTGGAGCTTGGAGGTGGAGG TGGCCGCTTTGGTTTATGGTTAGATGCAGATTTGTATCACGGGCGAAGCAACTCCTGCAGCACCTTCAATAATGACATCTTAACTAAGAAAGAAGATTTCATAATACAAGATGTAGAAGTATGGACATTTGAGTGA